AGCTCAGAAAACATGTATAGAATCATACGACACGGATACAGGCCCtacagctagtctcatttgcactTATGCCtctcaacttttcctatccatgtctctgTCCAAGTGGCTTTTCAATGTtgatattatacctgcctcaactacttcctctggcagctcattctttaTACCCCATCTCTCTCCATGTGATAAAGATCACCACTCAGATCTTGCACCTCTCATTTTAAATATATGTCCTCTGTTTTTGATCTCCCCCCGTCCCCccgtccccccacctctcctcactCTGAGGAATAGTTTCTCAACAAATCCTGCCCTCCTTTATTCAACGTCCATTCTCTGTTTCAATCACCCATTGTCCGGCATCACATCCTACCCACACCCATGGATCCCGGTTCCCTTGGTTTTGTCTGCCTTGTCTGCCTGGAATCCTCcataacacagaaacatagaaaataggtgcaggaggaggccatttagccctttgagccagcaccgccattcattgtgatcatggctgatcatcccccatcaataacccatgcctgccttctccccatatcccttgactccactagcccctagagctctatctaatttctcttaaatccatccagtgatttggcctccactgccctctgtggcagggaattccacaaattcacaacactctgggtgaaaaagtttttcctcacctcagtcttaaatgacctcccctttattctaagtctgtggcccctggttctggactcgcccaacattgggaacatttttcccgcatctagcctgtccagtgcttttataattttatatgtttctataagacataggagcagaattaggccattcatggctgatctattcttcaTTCTTAACCCcacttctacccataacctttgatgcacttactaatcaagaaccaaccAATCTCTAGTTTAAAAATACCGAAatacatggcctccactgccatctgtggcagtgaattcacagattcaccaccctctggctaaagatattcctccttatctccgatccaaaggtacgtccttttattctgaggccgcgccctctgttcctagactctcccactggtggaaacatccaacTCCCCTGGGCCCTCGGCCCGCTTTGGATTAAGCTCCTGTTACAGAATTTATattctgtgtctttctttggaaAGTGTTATTGCTTCGTGGAAGAAATGTGAAACCTTACCCGCCTGCCTCCAGTTGCCGCTTCTGTGTCCTGCTGTCGTTTGTTAAACCTGAGATCTGAATAGGGTTCTTGATTCTTCTTCTGCAGGGCCTGTAAAGATTAGAAGCTTCTGTTATTTTCAGATTCTATAATAATTGGATCAATCTATCTTCTCTTACTTTAAGCAGTTAAACTCTGACAATGTGCTCCGATCCAAGCGATTCGGTATCTAACTCAATTCGTTCCCACGCTCCCTTTAAAATTACACAAcgccattgtgtacagttttggtctcctaatttgaggaaggacatccttgtgattgaggcagtgcagcgtaggttcacgagattgatccctgggatggcgggactgtcatatgaggaaagattgaaaagactaggcttgtattcactggagtttagaaggatgagggggggatattacagaaacatataaaattataaaaggactggacaagctagatgcaggaaaaatgttcccaatgttgggcgagtctagaaccaggggtcacagtcttagaataaaggggaggcgatttaagactgagatgaggaaaaactttttcacacagagagttgtgaatttgtggaattccctgccacggagggcagtggaggccaagtcactggatggatttaagagagagttaggtagagctctaggggctagtggagtcaagggatataagggatatggggagaaggcaggcacgggttattgattgtggacgatcagccatgatcacaatgaatggcggtgctggctcgaagggccgaatggcctcttcccacacctcggactggctgcggaggccacaataggcccgactatgggtgaacggggatgggactggactttgctgccttcccccacagtgggaaccattttggggggatgtttttatgttgttaaattctctaatgttgtgtcttatctttatttgtgtgctgcatctggcaagtcaaatttcactacaccatttggtgtatgtgataataaatgttctttgtatcctattttctatgtttcccgcgCCCCCTTTAAAGTCACCTGGTTCACAGGCAATGTCTTTTTAAAAGGTGAATTAAATATTTTGGTGGATTAATAGGAGCAATGTGGAATACTCCAGACTGTCCGGATCCCCAGGATAACTCCATACCTCGTATGGTCCTTCCGTGTTTGGTTGGTTTGCAGCAGTTTCTTCTAACTTGCTTTTTGCCTTGGTCAGCTTTGAAATCAAAATGAAAAAAGTTTGCAGTTTTCAATTCTACGCCAGAAATGAATATATTTTTAGCCACTATGCCCATTCGCCCCAGCCTTTCCCCCACACCAAGCTCATCGCCCCCACACTTCCCCGACACCAATACCCCCTCCACTCTCACTGTGGCTGCCACAACCACACTCCCATCTCAACCACCCACTCTTCTTTCCACCAACCCCCTCGACACCCACCTCCTCTCACTGTGAGGAATCTAATTCTCCCCCAGGGCACCCCTGTTTGTCCTGCAactcactgcccctcccattcttctctcctgTCCCACACCAGCCCCACTCAACCATTTCCCACCCACCAACCAAGTCCTGCCGCCCTCCTCATTCCCCCTTAATATCCCTGGTGTACTACCTCTCACTCCTTCCTGCTCACGCAGACTGTACCCACCCCAATAAcctaccctctctcctcctccactccacaACCCATAGCTGTACGACTGCACCATGCCCAAAGTAGGCACTCCCCACAGAAACCCTTTCAGAGCTACAGTGTCCAATGGCACCTGGTGTTGgcaggcttagtttagtttagtttagaaagacagcatggaaacaggccattcggcccaccgagtccacactgaccagcgattcctgtacacgcgtactatcctacacgctagggacaatttgcaatctttaccaaagccaattagcctacaaacctgtaggtctttggagtgtgtgggtggggggggggggagagaaaacccacgcgggtcacagggagaatgtacaaactccgtacagacagcacccgtggtcaggacctggGTCGCTGGTACTGTGAGGtcccaactctgccactgtgctgcccaaatttaTAGCATTTCATAGAGTCATTTCAGCCGTGGTCTTGATTAACCAGAGCAAGTGGTGGATATGGGAGGGTTCTTTAGGTAGGAATTGCAGAGTCAGGCAAGTGCCACATATCCATGACTCTCCAGAATGATATTTGCACGCATGTTGGTTTAGAATCCATAATTGGAGAACCCCCTACTTTAGAACACACTCTGACATTTTGGAGAGAATACATTCATACAacagaagacacaaaatgttgcacaAATGACCTCGTGTATGTCTTTTAacgacaacattttttttttgttgaaagaaggaactgcagattctggtttaaaaaaagggcacacaatgctggagtaactcagcaggtcaggcagcatctcaggggacctgaataggtgatgtttcgggtcaggacctttcatcaATATGATGTAGGGACCTGAATAGCTATTCATAGTGTCTGGCAGTATTTCAATCTGTATACCACTTTGGAAACACGTCCCAATAACTTACCCTCAGTTTAAGGTAGAGAGCAGTGATTATAATGCCATAGATAAAGAGAATTCCATCCAGGATGTAACAAAGCTTCGGGTCATTCAGGTCCATAGTGTCAGCATCTGTTAAAGTTGGAAACATAAAGTCTGGTCAATGACCCATCCAaacaatatctaaaggggctgtcccactgcggcgacctaattggcgagtgtagaagagtttgccctcgactcatcctCTCAGCaatgtcgacacgaggtcctaggaggtctttgtaactctccttcatgctcgagagtggtctccgcgtactcgaggcctcagctgggtCGCGGCGTTTTTCTCAACATGCTgacaaaatgcccgcgagtaaaaaaaggtcgccatggaaaaaatccatattttttttactcgtaggtttagtcgaagtaggtcgtaggaggtcggcatgttagtcgtaggtaatcgagggaggtcgaaggtggtcgaaggtggtcgtagatagtcttcatcatagtcgaacggaggtcgaaggaggtcttcaacatggcaCTTTTTCAAACACTCTtaaacttttctaaactcgccaattaggtcgccgcagtgggacagccccttaacgatTCCATTGTATACCATCAGTAGTTTTCAACAAACAACCATGGCTATATGTCATTATATTTCATTTCAATATTGAAAGCTGATTGGAGAATGTGATGATTTAATTGATAATTCTTGGTCTGTTCATATTGATAATGTGTACACTCACACTTCGTAACATCTGATATTGCCCGAATCATACGTTGTGCTATCTGGCGCACTCATTTATGCTATTGTCATGAAGCTGTTATTCCAATGCTCACCGTTTATGTTTCTTACAAAAACTAACCGTATCTAAAATAATTTTGCCAGTCAATATGATATTATTGACTGGCAAAATTATTATAGATACGGTTGGCCACATTGTTCTCTTCTTATTCCCAGTTCACTAACATTTTAAATGTCATTGTTGTTTTAAAATCCTGTCATGACCCTGCCCCGGGCTATGTCAGTAATCCCCCGAACCCTCGCATTCTTCATGTACTGTCTGCAATGACCATTTCAGCTATCAATTAACATCACTGAATATCCAGATTTTCTGATCATTGCTGTCATTAGGAGACTGTTGTACACAAATGTCATCATAACATCAGTGACTGCGGTCCAAGGAGTACATATGtacatgtagacaaaagtgctggagaaactcagcgggtgcagcagcttcatAGATGCTTCagaacccactgagtttctccagcacttttgtctaccttcgattttccagcatctgcagttccttcttaaacacatatgtACATGTGTCTCTCTTCCAAATCGGATCTAAATCCTGCTACCATTTGCCCAGACATCCAATGTCAGGGTTAAACATACCTTGATAATGCATTAAGGAGTTCATAAAGACAAGCTGTCATATCTACCGgcaatggaataatgaaattcttaccctcTGCAACTTTACAGGCCCGTAAGCACAATTCCACACAGATAGTGTGTAATATTCAATAATACAATGAGTTATTAACCATGATACTAGGTAactaatttcgttgcacagtattgtgcaatgacaataaacgtattcattcattcataaccataagagtgcaaaactgaagtatgtagtgcaaccaaagacatagttgctgaggtggtagttaaattaaattaaattttaaatttctttatttatatagcacatttttagtcaacttgcattgaccccaaagaccCCAAacccataattacattcacacacacaggcaaaggtgggtgaagtgtcttgcccaaggacacaacgacagtatgcactccaagcgggattcgaaccggctaccttccggttgccagccgaacacttagcccattgtgccatctgtcgtccacagttaagggcctgtcccacgagcatgcgactgcatgcggcaagcgcgacctaacgtggtcgcttgagccatacggcctcgcggggccggtcccacttcgatcgccggagccgtatggagttgtgtggggctgttcccgacatcgcgcggggctccgaaaaactgacactgtccaaaaattccgcacggcattgaggccgtacgcagcgcctcgacaccgtacgcagcgtcttgacggcgtacgcctagcgctggAGGAAcaacaggcagcgtctgtggagggaatggacagac
The Amblyraja radiata isolate CabotCenter1 chromosome 14, sAmbRad1.1.pri, whole genome shotgun sequence DNA segment above includes these coding regions:
- the cd247 gene encoding T-cell surface glycoprotein CD3 zeta chain isoform X2, which produces MDLNDPKLCYILDGILFIYGIIITALYLKLRLTKAKSKLEETAANQPNTEGPYEALQKKNQEPYSDLRFNKRQQDTEAATGGRRNERVNAAAASSDTYSKLNAKTRNEAYGELKPTQQKRRGKGGNDIYQGLSQATQDPYDQLPMQPLPTMPPPPRR